Proteins co-encoded in one Hypanus sabinus isolate sHypSab1 chromosome 6, sHypSab1.hap1, whole genome shotgun sequence genomic window:
- the elf3 gene encoding ETS-related transcription factor Elf-3: MMASSYGIGNILTDVMRSVYQTEDNQSLPTGAREQLGPMLNMDLPDSTSWFQIDPQLWSNQHVLEWISYHVEKHKYDASNIDLSFCDMDGATLLTLTKNQLVSIFGPLGEELYKSHQDLSKNSFDLIPDDFSDIFLQSILPDDCNEYEFLDTKITWNELDNEELPDHCKTLPDFQPSDPGYESAPTSPYSTDDSNPGSQSPSSPDSGGSESDFDHSIMHRQYGIQNEDFPKVSTMDYKAPKRGRGRPRKLGKEERNCTETKRSKHSPRGTHLWEFIRDILLHPEINNGLLKWEDRSEGIFKFLKSEAVAQLWGEKKKNSSMTYEKLSRAMRYYYKREILERVDGRRLVYKFGKNSSGWRVGDA, encoded by the exons ATGATGGCTTCCAGCTACGGCATTGGCAATATATTGACTGATGTTATGCGCTCCGTGTACCAGACTGAAGACAACCAGTCCCTCCCCACGGGAGCCAGGGAACAGCTTGGTCCGATGCTAAACATGGATCTACCCG ATTCCACCTCTTGGTTCCAAATCGACCCCCAGTTATGGAGCAATCAACACGTCTTGGAGTGGATCAGCTACCACGTCGAGAAACACAAGTACGATGCCAGCAACATCGACCTATCCTTCTGTGACATGGACGGCGCCACCCTCCTGACACTGACCAAGAACCAGCTTGTGTCCATCTTTGGTCCACTGGGGGAAGAACTCTATAAGAGCCATCAGGATTTAAGTAAAAACA GTTTTGATTTGATACCCGATGACTTCAGTGACATCTTCTTGCAAAGTATTCTCCCAGATGACTGCAATGAGTATGAGTTCCTGGACACAAAAATTA CTTGGAATGAACTTGACAATGAAGAGTTGCCCGATCACTGTAAAACCTTGCCAGACTTCCAACCCAGTGATCCTGGGTATGAATCTGCCCCCACATCGCCATATAGTACTGATGACTCCAATCCAG GATCCCAGTCTCCCAGCTCTCCAGACTCCGGTGGAAGTGAATCAGATTTTGATCACTCAATAATGCACAGGCAATACGGAATCCAGAATG AAGATTTCCCAAAAGTGTCAACCATGGATTACAAGGCTCCCAAGCGAGGAAGAGGAAGGCCAAGGAAGCTAGGCAAAGAAGAAAGGAACTGTACAGAAACCAAGCGAAGCAAACACT CCCCACGAGGCACACACCTTTGGGAGTTTATCAGGGATATCCTCCTCCATCCTGAGATCAACAATGGCCTCCTGAAGTGGGAAGATCGGTCTGAAGGGATCTTTAAGTTTCTTAAATCGGAGGCAGTCGCGCAGCTCtggggagagaaaaagaaaaacagcAGCATGACTTACGAGAAGCTCAGCAGAGCCATGAG GTATTATTACAAGCGTGAAATCCTGGAACGTGTGGATGGAAGGAGACTGGTCTACAAGTTTGGAAAGAACTCCAGTGGCTGGAGAGTTGGTGATGCATAA